From Myxococcus xanthus, a single genomic window includes:
- a CDS encoding esterase/lipase family protein: MPGKHRVYLVPGFFGFINLGELIYFGHALDYLKDELARRQVEAEVIIVLSHPTASIRTRTADLLKAVQETASGDDGPIHLIGHSTGGLDSRLFVSPGAQVAEGVDLEPFARRVRTVTSVSTPHAGTPLATFFMGLFGQRILKLLSLFTVYVLRFGRLPLRVVFRFGHLLARADDQLGWKPTLLDQLYDQLLGDFSSERRDAVSKFLSDVGNDTSLIPQLTPEGIDLFNASTLDRPGVRYGSVVTQARPPSLRTRMAAGLDPYAQLTHTIYALMYGQTQRMPLTALPLHTPAQTAALVQAYGAMPGPTACDGIVPTRSQVYGRVLAAVRADHLDAIGHFDQPAHQPPHVDWLISGSGFRRPQFESTWKSIVDFMLEDERPGITGS, encoded by the coding sequence ATGCCAGGCAAGCATCGCGTCTACCTCGTCCCCGGTTTCTTCGGCTTCATCAACCTGGGCGAGCTCATCTACTTCGGCCACGCCCTGGACTATCTGAAGGACGAGCTGGCCCGCAGGCAGGTGGAGGCGGAGGTCATCATCGTCCTCTCCCACCCCACGGCCTCCATCCGCACGCGCACCGCGGACCTGCTGAAGGCCGTGCAGGAGACGGCGTCCGGAGACGACGGCCCCATCCACCTCATCGGCCACTCGACGGGCGGGCTGGACTCGCGCCTGTTCGTCAGCCCCGGCGCGCAGGTGGCGGAGGGCGTGGACCTGGAGCCCTTCGCCAGGCGCGTGCGCACCGTGACGTCCGTGTCCACCCCGCACGCAGGCACGCCGCTGGCCACGTTCTTCATGGGCCTTTTCGGACAGCGCATCCTCAAGCTGCTGTCGCTCTTCACCGTCTACGTGCTGCGCTTCGGCAGGCTGCCGCTGCGCGTGGTGTTCCGCTTCGGCCACCTGCTGGCGCGGGCGGATGACCAGCTCGGGTGGAAGCCCACGCTGCTGGACCAGCTCTATGATCAGCTCCTGGGGGACTTCTCCTCGGAGCGCCGTGACGCGGTGTCGAAGTTCCTCAGCGACGTGGGCAACGACACCTCGCTGATTCCACAGCTCACGCCGGAGGGCATCGACCTGTTCAACGCCAGCACGCTGGACCGGCCCGGCGTGCGGTATGGCTCGGTGGTGACGCAGGCGCGGCCGCCATCGCTGCGCACGCGCATGGCGGCGGGGCTGGACCCCTACGCACAGCTCACGCACACCATCTACGCGCTGATGTACGGGCAGACGCAGCGGATGCCGCTCACGGCGCTGCCGCTGCACACGCCCGCGCAGACGGCGGCGCTGGTGCAGGCCTATGGCGCGATGCCCGGGCCCACGGCGTGTGACGGCATCGTCCCCACACGCTCGCAGGTGTATGGCCGGGTACTGGCCGCGGTGCGTGCGGACCACCTGGATGCGATTGGCCACTTCGACCAGCCCGCGCACCAACCGCCGCACGTGGACTGGCTCATCTCCGGCTCTGGTTTTCGCAGGCCCCAGTTCGAGTCGACGTGGAAGAGCATCGTCGACTTCATGCTGGAGGACGAGCGCCCCGGCATCACGGGGTCGTGA
- a CDS encoding protein adenylyltransferase SelO, whose amino-acid sequence MATLEQLRFDNTYARLPAGFGARVHPSPFPDAKLVSVNPAALKLLDLTPEEAQRPEFVAAMGGAKPLPGMEPFAMVYAGHQFGVYVPRLGDGRALLLGEVRDAAGAKWDLHLKGGGPTPFSRGGDGRAVLRSTIREYLCGEAMHGLGIPTTRGLGILGSQAPVYREAVETGAMLVRMAPSHVRFGTFEFFHYTEQTEHVATLADHVITEHFPQLAGQEGRYARFYTEVVERTARLIAQWQAVGFAHGVMNTDNMSILGLTLDYGPFGFLDDFEPGFICNHSDDRGRYAFDQQPRIGLWNLACLGEALLTLISEDEARAALATYQPAYNAHFMDRMRAKLGLRETRDEDRELVSDLFARMAEAHVDYTRFFRALGHFASADGADTRPVRDMFPAPEGFDAWAGRYRARLAAEGSVDAERHARMTRVNPKYVLRNWVAQEAISRAEAGDFSLVDRLLGVLSDPFAEHPDAEPYAAAPPTWGRHLAVSCSS is encoded by the coding sequence ATGGCCACGCTCGAACAACTCCGCTTCGACAACACCTATGCCCGCCTGCCCGCCGGGTTCGGCGCGCGCGTCCACCCCAGTCCCTTTCCAGACGCGAAGCTGGTGAGCGTCAACCCTGCCGCCTTGAAGCTCCTGGACCTGACGCCCGAGGAGGCGCAGCGACCGGAGTTCGTTGCGGCGATGGGGGGCGCGAAGCCCCTGCCGGGGATGGAGCCCTTCGCCATGGTGTACGCGGGGCACCAGTTCGGCGTGTACGTGCCCCGGCTGGGCGACGGCCGCGCCCTGCTGCTGGGCGAGGTCCGCGACGCCGCCGGGGCGAAGTGGGACCTGCACCTCAAGGGCGGCGGGCCCACGCCCTTCTCGCGCGGGGGTGACGGACGCGCGGTGCTGCGCTCCACCATCCGCGAATACCTGTGCGGCGAGGCCATGCACGGCCTGGGCATCCCCACCACGCGGGGCCTGGGCATCCTCGGCAGCCAGGCCCCGGTGTACCGCGAGGCGGTGGAGACGGGCGCCATGCTGGTGCGCATGGCGCCCTCGCACGTGCGCTTCGGCACCTTCGAGTTCTTCCACTACACCGAGCAGACCGAGCACGTGGCCACGCTGGCCGACCACGTCATCACCGAGCACTTCCCCCAACTCGCGGGCCAGGAAGGCCGCTACGCGCGCTTCTACACGGAGGTGGTGGAGCGCACGGCGCGGCTGATTGCGCAGTGGCAGGCGGTGGGCTTCGCGCACGGGGTGATGAACACGGACAACATGTCCATCCTGGGCCTCACGCTGGACTACGGGCCCTTCGGCTTCCTGGACGACTTCGAGCCGGGCTTCATCTGCAATCACTCCGACGACCGGGGCCGCTACGCATTCGACCAGCAGCCGCGCATCGGCCTGTGGAACCTCGCGTGTCTGGGCGAAGCGCTGCTCACCCTCATCTCGGAGGATGAGGCCCGCGCCGCGCTGGCCACCTACCAGCCCGCCTACAACGCGCACTTCATGGACCGGATGCGCGCGAAGCTGGGCCTGCGGGAGACGCGCGACGAGGACCGCGAGCTGGTGAGCGACCTGTTCGCCCGCATGGCCGAAGCCCACGTGGACTACACGCGCTTCTTCCGCGCGCTGGGCCACTTCGCCTCGGCGGACGGCGCGGACACACGTCCCGTACGTGACATGTTCCCCGCCCCCGAGGGCTTCGATGCCTGGGCCGGGCGCTACCGGGCGCGGCTGGCCGCCGAGGGCAGCGTGGACGCAGAGCGCCACGCGCGCATGACGCGGGTGAACCCCAAGTACGTGCTGCGCAACTGGGTGGCGCAGGAGGCCATCTCCCGCGCGGAGGCCGGGGACTTCTCGCTCGTGGACCGGCTGCTCGGCGTGCTGTCGGACCCGTTCGCCGAACACCCCGACGCGGAGCCCTACGCGGCGGCGCCTCCCACCTGGGGCCGGCACCTGGCGGTGAGCTGCAGCTCCTGA
- a CDS encoding ferrichrome ABC transporter substrate-binding protein, giving the protein MATRRGKLSAVSRRAQLIFMLLVSGLLHVALFVALSGSEPNDRQRRVEPRAVEMEVVYQDVTPPPEPPAPEPRQPPPDEAPPRPPSKKEDPPRHAERPRPTTTEAPDASEEPPPEVAPTGSGEPPPALAQDVPRDVPQPQQRPNLESQGLLGGGMLRGGPPSTGRTLRPGEGPDSKALAARQAEEARVRVDGWAQDAAATARASSGATHPYFAKLREGFAKQLVNPPPPDLKVLGSRMKREQVDAIARFGKTGTPIAAEPRDHRLEQRNRMQAAVEAGRAANMYMVDVTTPVLALAAIVEVWQARDGKLLDLKVLEGSGDPKFDSWAVSQLRDALASAEAPKPGGGLGIRDDGMRSRWRLEEYLGNPRVQIHLMGVY; this is encoded by the coding sequence GTGGCGACGCGTCGAGGCAAGCTGTCCGCCGTGTCGCGGCGCGCTCAACTGATTTTCATGCTCCTGGTGTCGGGGCTCCTGCACGTCGCGCTCTTCGTGGCGCTGTCAGGCAGCGAGCCCAACGACCGCCAGCGCCGCGTGGAACCACGTGCCGTCGAGATGGAGGTCGTCTACCAGGACGTGACGCCTCCTCCCGAGCCGCCAGCGCCGGAGCCCCGCCAGCCGCCTCCTGACGAAGCGCCCCCGCGCCCGCCTTCGAAGAAGGAGGACCCGCCTCGGCACGCGGAGCGTCCGCGCCCCACCACGACGGAGGCCCCCGACGCATCCGAGGAACCTCCGCCCGAGGTCGCCCCAACTGGCTCCGGCGAGCCGCCGCCAGCCCTGGCGCAAGACGTCCCTCGCGACGTTCCTCAGCCACAGCAGCGTCCCAACCTGGAGTCACAGGGCCTTCTGGGGGGCGGCATGCTGCGCGGCGGCCCCCCTTCGACGGGACGGACGCTCCGCCCTGGCGAAGGCCCAGACTCGAAGGCGCTGGCGGCCCGGCAGGCCGAGGAAGCCCGGGTGCGTGTGGACGGCTGGGCCCAGGACGCCGCCGCCACGGCACGCGCGTCGAGCGGCGCCACGCATCCCTACTTCGCGAAGTTGCGGGAAGGCTTCGCGAAGCAGTTGGTGAACCCGCCACCTCCAGACCTGAAGGTGTTGGGCTCACGAATGAAGCGCGAGCAGGTGGATGCCATTGCGCGCTTCGGAAAGACAGGCACTCCCATCGCCGCCGAGCCCCGGGACCACCGGTTGGAGCAGCGCAATCGCATGCAAGCGGCTGTCGAGGCTGGACGCGCGGCCAACATGTACATGGTGGACGTCACCACGCCGGTGCTCGCGCTCGCGGCCATCGTCGAGGTCTGGCAGGCGCGCGACGGGAAGCTGCTCGACCTCAAGGTGCTCGAAGGCTCCGGCGACCCGAAATTCGACTCCTGGGCCGTGTCCCAGCTCCGGGATGCGCTCGCCAGCGCGGAGGCGCCGAAGCCCGGAGGCGGCCTGGGCATCCGTGATGACGGCATGCGCAGCCGATGGCGGCTGGAGGAATACCTTGGGAATCCGCGCGTGCAGATTCACCTGATGGGCGTCTACTGA
- the dps gene encoding DNA starvation/stationary phase protection protein Dps: MNFPSHVNLPTDAREELIDSLNTLLADAIDLHWQIKQAHWNIRGRHFYSRHELFDDLAKHVRKQADEFAERAGTLGGYAEGTIRLAAKNSELPEYDLKAVDGDDHLKALVDRFARYGASIRNGIHRSDELNDPVTSDLLTQTLGEVELDLWFLESHLHGEPRAGARRGGDVRPQDTTTSPSNA, from the coding sequence ATGAACTTTCCAAGCCATGTGAATCTCCCCACCGATGCACGTGAGGAGCTCATCGATTCGCTCAATACCCTGCTGGCCGACGCCATCGACCTGCATTGGCAAATCAAACAAGCGCACTGGAACATCCGCGGCCGGCACTTCTACAGCCGCCACGAGCTGTTCGACGACCTGGCCAAGCACGTCCGCAAGCAGGCCGACGAGTTCGCCGAGCGCGCGGGCACGCTGGGCGGCTACGCCGAGGGCACCATCCGGCTGGCGGCCAAGAACAGCGAGCTGCCCGAATACGACCTGAAGGCCGTGGACGGTGACGACCACCTCAAGGCCCTGGTGGACCGCTTCGCCCGCTACGGGGCCAGCATCCGCAACGGCATCCACCGCTCCGACGAGCTGAACGACCCCGTCACCTCCGACCTGCTCACCCAGACGCTGGGCGAGGTCGAACTGGACCTGTGGTTCCTGGAGAGCCACCTGCACGGCGAGCCCCGCGCGGGGGCGCGCCGCGGAGGGGACGTCCGGCCCCAGGACACCACCACCAGCCCCTCCAACGCCTGA
- a CDS encoding DUF4442 domain-containing protein, with amino-acid sequence MLALDLVERLRQVSPSAANALLTVAVKNIIPLSSVMGVRVEDASDARAQVSVPLKRRTRNHVGSVYLGVQVTVMELTMGVWLFRRFPPGRYLALVNELQVSFHAKAKGGVRAICEPPPEVFNTLDAALRQKGDKAREWIPVRLEDFEGTHIADARFLAVLKKA; translated from the coding sequence ATGCTTGCTCTCGACCTCGTGGAACGGCTGCGCCAGGTATCTCCCAGCGCGGCGAATGCGCTGCTGACGGTGGCGGTGAAGAACATCATCCCGCTGTCCTCGGTGATGGGCGTCCGGGTGGAGGACGCATCGGATGCTCGGGCCCAGGTGTCCGTGCCGCTGAAGCGGCGCACGCGCAACCACGTGGGCAGCGTGTACCTGGGCGTGCAGGTGACGGTGATGGAACTGACCATGGGCGTGTGGCTCTTCCGCCGCTTCCCGCCGGGCCGTTACCTGGCGCTCGTGAATGAGTTGCAGGTGTCCTTCCACGCGAAGGCCAAGGGCGGCGTGCGCGCCATCTGTGAGCCGCCTCCCGAGGTGTTCAACACCCTGGACGCCGCGCTCCGGCAGAAGGGGGACAAGGCCCGTGAGTGGATTCCCGTTCGGCTGGAGGACTTCGAGGGGACGCACATCGCGGATGCCCGCTTCCTGGCGGTGCTGAAGAAGGCCTGA
- a CDS encoding SDR family oxidoreductase, translated as MDGKVCLITGATGGIGLEAAKALARMGATVVLVGRDAGRTEAAVAAVKEAAPSAQVDWLRADLASLKSVRELAQTFRSRYPRLDVLLNNAGLIIDRRQVTEDGLEATMATNHFAPFLLTNLLLDVMKATGPARIINVSSDAHAAGKLDFDDLQSERGFIGFRVYGTSKLANILFTRALAKRLEGTQVTTNALHPGVVRTGFGHNTQGFFRHLVKLGAAFMISAEKGARTSVYLASSPEVEAVSGQYFYKCRPKKPSSAARNDALAERLWQVSEQLTGVKG; from the coding sequence ATGGATGGGAAGGTGTGCCTCATCACCGGGGCCACCGGCGGCATCGGCCTGGAGGCCGCCAAGGCGCTCGCGCGCATGGGCGCCACGGTGGTGCTGGTGGGCCGGGACGCGGGCCGCACCGAGGCGGCCGTGGCCGCCGTGAAGGAGGCCGCCCCCAGCGCCCAGGTGGACTGGCTCCGCGCCGACCTCGCCTCCCTGAAGTCCGTGCGGGAGCTGGCGCAGACCTTCCGCTCCCGCTACCCGCGCCTGGACGTGCTGCTCAACAACGCGGGGCTCATCATCGACCGGCGGCAGGTGACGGAGGACGGGCTGGAGGCCACCATGGCCACCAACCACTTCGCGCCCTTCCTCCTGACGAACCTGCTGCTGGACGTGATGAAGGCCACCGGCCCGGCCCGCATCATCAACGTCTCGTCCGATGCCCACGCCGCGGGCAAGCTCGACTTCGATGACCTGCAGAGCGAGCGCGGCTTCATCGGCTTCCGCGTGTACGGCACGTCGAAGCTGGCCAACATCCTGTTCACCCGCGCGCTGGCGAAGCGGCTGGAGGGTACGCAGGTGACGACCAACGCCCTGCACCCCGGCGTGGTGCGCACGGGCTTCGGTCACAACACCCAGGGCTTCTTCCGCCACCTCGTCAAGCTGGGCGCGGCGTTCATGATTTCGGCGGAGAAGGGAGCGCGGACGTCCGTGTATCTGGCGTCCTCGCCCGAAGTGGAGGCAGTGTCCGGGCAGTACTTCTACAAATGCCGTCCGAAGAAGCCGTCCTCCGCCGCGCGGAACGACGCGCTCGCGGAGCGGCTCTGGCAGGTGAGCGAGCAGCTCACGGGAGTCAAGGGATGA
- a CDS encoding inorganic diphosphatase encodes MVTDLTRLPLRGKQGAFHVIVESPRGSTLKLKYDTALKAFSLSRPLPRGLSYPFDWGFIPSTQGPDGDPLDAMVYWDDASFPGVVLPCHALGVLQVEQNTGDGGRERNDRILAVPITPSRAGHLTDYQQLPQREREELEHFFLAAVRFEDKDARILGWEGPEGVERMLRQHGRTEE; translated from the coding sequence ATGGTGACGGACCTCACCCGGTTGCCCCTGCGAGGAAAACAAGGCGCCTTTCACGTCATCGTCGAGTCTCCCCGAGGCTCCACGCTGAAGCTCAAGTACGACACGGCGCTCAAGGCCTTCAGCCTCTCACGGCCGCTTCCCAGGGGCCTGAGCTATCCCTTCGACTGGGGCTTCATCCCCTCCACCCAGGGGCCGGATGGGGACCCGCTGGATGCGATGGTGTACTGGGACGACGCGAGCTTTCCTGGCGTGGTGCTGCCCTGCCATGCGCTCGGCGTGCTCCAGGTGGAGCAGAACACCGGTGACGGCGGACGCGAGCGCAATGACCGCATCCTCGCCGTTCCCATCACCCCGTCCCGCGCCGGACACCTGACGGACTATCAGCAACTGCCACAGCGCGAGCGAGAGGAGTTGGAGCACTTCTTCCTCGCCGCCGTGCGCTTCGAGGACAAGGACGCGCGCATCCTGGGCTGGGAGGGGCCGGAGGGTGTCGAGCGGATGCTCCGCCAACACGGACGCACGGAGGAATAG
- a CDS encoding CHAD domain-containing protein — MAQPTPIRGLGPDSRLGDAARRILAGRLADVRKPEAGFQDAVDDASVHDMRVATRRLRAALKVFRSLGGMKKLERDVKRIQDALGGVRDVHVQSAWLESVARKASKNPQVRAGIQTLRKKRLSELETHETRLHAELERWMDRTVPRLLRKLDGLDDGHRFAGRRVRDALRQRLKRVQKGIDTYVDAADAASAHELRKELKRLRYELEIFQPAIRRTLDALLEVLVPLQDGLGELHDADVRLELFERLAAESAPRERKSARALLPLVREERTKRAAETAREVQRWRTEEIPKRLRRMLT, encoded by the coding sequence ATGGCTCAACCCACGCCCATCCGAGGGCTCGGGCCCGACAGCCGCCTGGGAGACGCCGCGCGCCGCATCCTCGCGGGCCGGCTCGCGGACGTTCGCAAACCGGAGGCCGGCTTCCAGGACGCCGTGGATGACGCGTCCGTCCATGACATGCGCGTGGCCACCCGGCGGCTTCGCGCCGCCCTCAAGGTGTTCCGCTCCCTGGGCGGCATGAAGAAGCTGGAGCGCGACGTGAAGCGCATCCAGGACGCGCTGGGGGGCGTTCGGGACGTGCACGTCCAGTCCGCGTGGCTGGAGAGCGTGGCCCGGAAGGCGAGCAAGAATCCCCAGGTGCGCGCCGGCATCCAGACCCTGCGCAAGAAGCGACTGTCCGAGCTGGAGACGCACGAGACGCGCTTGCACGCGGAGCTGGAGCGCTGGATGGACAGGACGGTGCCCCGGCTCTTGCGCAAGCTGGATGGGCTCGATGACGGGCACCGCTTCGCCGGCCGCCGCGTCCGGGACGCGCTGCGCCAACGCCTCAAGCGCGTGCAGAAGGGAATCGACACATACGTGGACGCGGCCGACGCGGCATCCGCCCATGAGCTGCGCAAGGAGCTGAAGCGGCTGCGCTACGAGCTGGAGATCTTCCAGCCTGCCATCCGCCGCACCCTGGACGCGCTGCTGGAGGTGCTCGTGCCGCTCCAGGATGGCCTGGGCGAGCTGCACGACGCCGACGTGCGCCTGGAGCTGTTCGAGCGGCTGGCCGCGGAGTCGGCGCCGCGCGAGCGCAAGTCCGCGCGGGCCCTGCTCCCCCTGGTCCGGGAGGAACGAACGAAGCGCGCGGCGGAGACTGCCCGCGAGGTCCAGCGGTGGCGCACGGAAGAGATTCCCAAGCGCTTGCGCCGCATGTTGACCTGA
- a CDS encoding glutathione S-transferase N-terminal domain-containing protein, giving the protein MIDLYTFATPNGQKVSIALEELGLQYKTHVVDITKGEQFKPEFLDINPNNKIPAIVDHATQDHRPLKVFESGAILIYLAEKTGQLLPSNQRGRAEVMEWLMFQMGGVGPMFGQLYHFARFAPKKVPYGIERYHAESRRLVGVLDGKLGSGDYVAGRYSIADIALYPWVAGARASFPELFRGNSNVVQWLHRVGSRPAVERGMKVPQLK; this is encoded by the coding sequence ATGATCGACCTCTACACGTTCGCGACGCCCAACGGACAGAAGGTATCCATCGCCCTGGAGGAGCTGGGCCTCCAGTACAAGACGCATGTGGTGGACATCACCAAGGGCGAGCAGTTCAAGCCCGAGTTCCTGGACATCAACCCCAACAACAAGATTCCGGCCATCGTCGACCACGCGACGCAGGACCACCGTCCGCTCAAGGTCTTCGAGTCCGGCGCCATCCTCATCTACCTGGCGGAGAAGACGGGCCAGCTGCTGCCCTCCAACCAGCGCGGCCGGGCGGAAGTGATGGAGTGGCTGATGTTCCAGATGGGCGGCGTGGGGCCCATGTTCGGCCAGCTCTACCACTTCGCCCGCTTCGCCCCCAAGAAGGTCCCCTACGGCATCGAGCGTTATCACGCCGAGTCCCGGCGGCTCGTCGGCGTGCTCGACGGGAAGCTGGGCTCCGGGGATTACGTCGCGGGCCGCTACTCCATCGCGGACATCGCGCTGTATCCCTGGGTGGCCGGCGCCCGCGCGAGCTTCCCCGAGCTGTTCCGGGGGAACAGCAACGTCGTGCAGTGGCTCCACCGCGTGGGCAGCCGGCCCGCCGTGGAGCGCGGCATGAAGGTCCCCCAGCTCAAGTAG